The genome window TGCATTGCCCATAACCGCTGCCGTCCGGAGGCGCTTGGATTTTTAAGATTTGCAACAAATACAATTTTCATCAAAATATTTTTTTTGCGGGTTCATCGCAGCTGGATAACCGGTAATTGAACTTCAATTACCACCATTTACATTTTTTCCCTATTTCGGCAGCCCATCCCTGCTCGGTAGGTAAATTATCCAGCGCTGCTTCAGCGGGATAATAAGCATTGAGTTGTGTAATATGACTTATCACTGCATTTTTAAAATCCAGCGCGCTGTTGCCTGATACTGCCACCCACGGATTACCGGTAAGTAATTCGGAAATGCGCGATTCCTTATTGATCACCACCGGAACCCGGCGATACAATGCTTCCAAAACAGGTAAGCCGAATCCCTGCCGGGCCGGCACTAAAAAAAGATCTGTCTTATTATATTGATCTTCCACCCCGGCATCGCTCAAAAATCCCGGAAAACTGACTACATGCCTTAAACCTAGTTTTTCTGTTAGCCCTTTCAGCTGATCAAGCTGCGGGCCGCTGCCTGCTATAACGATTTCTATAGATTGAAACCTGTTACCTAACAAAGACAGATCGCCTTTAAGATGTTTGGCCACTTCTAAGATCCAGCCCAGATTTTTTGACGCGGTAAGCCTGCAAATGGAAAACATACGTAATACGGTATTTTTACAACGCTCAGCATGGTTAACATCGCTATTGGGCGGCATACCGCCTTGATAAACAACGTCGAAAGGCCTTCCGTACAATGCGTGCAGTTCCGCCGCATTCCAATTGGTCATTGTGATACAGTTTTTTGCACGGCTAATGCCGCTTCTGCTCATCAGGTATGAAAGGCGATTTCTGAACAATGAAAATAAATTCTTATAACCTGTTTTTAGCGCTTTATTGCTCAACAAGCTCGGTGGATCCGTATAGTGAAGTACATAGTTTTCATTGAAAACAGCGCCATAAAATCCTGCTTTCCCCCCAAAAAAGAACGGGTGGCCAAGTATGTCTTTCTTATTTTGGTCAATCCACCTTTTTAACCTTAACGACTTAATGAACGGATTCCAGTGATCGTTAATTTTCACTGTTACCAGTCCATCTAAATATTTGGACATATTGATGTGATCGTAAAAACAAACAACCACCGGAACATAGCCTTTTTTGATCACTTCTGTTGCCAAAGCAATTATATTTCTTTCTATTCCTCCGTATTCCCCTATATGAGGATAAAAGATGATCGCTTTTTTCATTAGATTAGTTACGCCCTGGCATTAATTTCTCAAAGCATTAGCGCAAAATTTTGATAGTTTATGTGAAGGTTTTTCAAAAACTATAAAAAACAAAAATACTGCGATGTGGAGTGTTACAAAAAGCAAAAGCCAATTGGATAGATAACCGGAAAAATAAACCGGACTAATTTTTTCAAACAACCAAATTACCAACAGGTGCACAAGATATAGTGAGTACGACGCAGCGCCCATTTTTTCTAACCGGTATGACGGTAATG of Mucilaginibacter xinganensis contains these proteins:
- a CDS encoding glycosyltransferase family 1 protein, yielding MKKAIIFYPHIGEYGGIERNIIALATEVIKKGYVPVVVCFYDHINMSKYLDGLVTVKINDHWNPFIKSLRLKRWIDQNKKDILGHPFFFGGKAGFYGAVFNENYVLHYTDPPSLLSNKALKTGYKNLFSLFRNRLSYLMSRSGISRAKNCITMTNWNAAELHALYGRPFDVVYQGGMPPNSDVNHAERCKNTVLRMFSICRLTASKNLGWILEVAKHLKGDLSLLGNRFQSIEIVIAGSGPQLDQLKGLTEKLGLRHVVSFPGFLSDAGVEDQYNKTDLFLVPARQGFGLPVLEALYRRVPVVINKESRISELLTGNPWVAVSGNSALDFKNAVISHITQLNAYYPAEAALDNLPTEQGWAAEIGKKCKWW